A single genomic interval of Arachis duranensis cultivar V14167 chromosome 7, aradu.V14167.gnm2.J7QH, whole genome shotgun sequence harbors:
- the LOC107459125 gene encoding transcription initiation factor TFIID subunit 11 isoform X1 gives MLMHTERMKQSKDPFEAAFEEQEDSPPESPADTAVDALQNPNSSIVAHNSQSQPQDQLQLPHDDNAKKGASQFTPLSGSGRTNASSSGPFTATTGAGGSGTGMKSKEEEEEEEEENMDVELGKFPSSGDPDKMAKMQAILSQFTEEQMSRYESFRRAGFQKSNMKRLLASITGTQKISVPMTIVVSGIAKMFVGEVVETARIVMQERKESGPIRPCHLREAYRRLKLEGKVFKRPMSRLFR, from the exons ATGCTTATGCACACAG AAAGAATGAAGCAATCAAAGGATCCGTTTGAAGCAGCGTTTGAGGAGCAAGAGGATTCTCCGCCTGAATCCCCAGCTGACACCGCTGTGGACGCACTGCAAAACCCTAATTCTTCAATTGTAGCTCATAATTCTCAATCCCAACCTCAAGACCAGCTCCAGCTCCCTCATGACGACAATGCCAAAAAGGGTGCTTCCCAATTCACCCCTCTCAGTGGCAGTGGCCGTACTAATGCTAGTTCCAGTGGTCCCTTCACTGCCACCACTGGAGCTGGTGGTTCTGGCACTGGGATGAAGAgcaaagaagaggaggaggaagaggaggaggagaacaTGGATGTTGAGCTCGGAAAGTTCCCTTCGAGTGGCGATCCTGATAAGATGGCCAAGATGCa GGCTATATTGTCACAATTCACTGAGGAACAGATGAGCAGATACGAGTCATTCCGCAGGGCTGGATTTCAGAAATCTAACATGAAAAGA TTATTAGCAAGCATCACTGGGACACAGAAAATTTCCGTGCCGATGACGATTGTAGTATCCGGGATTGCAAAAATGTTTGTTGGTGAAGTTGTTGAAACAG CTAGAATAGTCATGCAAGAGAGGAAGGAATCTGGACCAATTCGTCCATGTCACTTGAGAGAAGCATATAGACGATTAAAGCTTGAAGGAAAAGTATTTAAAAGACCAATGTCGAGGCTCTTCCGGTAA
- the LOC107459125 gene encoding transcription initiation factor TFIID subunit 11 isoform X2, producing the protein MKQSKDPFEAAFEEQEDSPPESPADTAVDALQNPNSSIVAHNSQSQPQDQLQLPHDDNAKKGASQFTPLSGSGRTNASSSGPFTATTGAGGSGTGMKSKEEEEEEEEENMDVELGKFPSSGDPDKMAKMQAILSQFTEEQMSRYESFRRAGFQKSNMKRLLASITGTQKISVPMTIVVSGIAKMFVGEVVETARIVMQERKESGPIRPCHLREAYRRLKLEGKVFKRPMSRLFR; encoded by the exons ATGAAGCAATCAAAGGATCCGTTTGAAGCAGCGTTTGAGGAGCAAGAGGATTCTCCGCCTGAATCCCCAGCTGACACCGCTGTGGACGCACTGCAAAACCCTAATTCTTCAATTGTAGCTCATAATTCTCAATCCCAACCTCAAGACCAGCTCCAGCTCCCTCATGACGACAATGCCAAAAAGGGTGCTTCCCAATTCACCCCTCTCAGTGGCAGTGGCCGTACTAATGCTAGTTCCAGTGGTCCCTTCACTGCCACCACTGGAGCTGGTGGTTCTGGCACTGGGATGAAGAgcaaagaagaggaggaggaagaggaggaggagaacaTGGATGTTGAGCTCGGAAAGTTCCCTTCGAGTGGCGATCCTGATAAGATGGCCAAGATGCa GGCTATATTGTCACAATTCACTGAGGAACAGATGAGCAGATACGAGTCATTCCGCAGGGCTGGATTTCAGAAATCTAACATGAAAAGA TTATTAGCAAGCATCACTGGGACACAGAAAATTTCCGTGCCGATGACGATTGTAGTATCCGGGATTGCAAAAATGTTTGTTGGTGAAGTTGTTGAAACAG CTAGAATAGTCATGCAAGAGAGGAAGGAATCTGGACCAATTCGTCCATGTCACTTGAGAGAAGCATATAGACGATTAAAGCTTGAAGGAAAAGTATTTAAAAGACCAATGTCGAGGCTCTTCCGGTAA